caagtttcgcgtcgcaaagttagtcgttttttttggtgccctaactttagtcagcaagtgtattgctgtctaaagtatggccgtcgttcctgcgtcgaaattcaaaatttaacatcatttgtgtaagccgtccgggaatacggaagtacgctacgcgcgtcgccgttcaaaaaaatgacgtcacggcgggagttaggaaacggagcatgcgcagtaggtccggcgcgggagcgcgcctaatttaaatggcacacgcccatttgaattggtccgccttgcgccggaggccgcgggcgtagttttcttcgcaagtgcttggtgaatcaggcacttgcgatgaaaaattgccgcggtgtaacttatctaggataagttacgccgccgcgattctacgtgaatctggcccaatgttcttatCACtgcggagaggagactgaggaaatgcttcctcctgcctgcagcaggctGATGgctgtatattgtgacatgtcagAAATGTATTCAGAGACTTGTAAAGCTACTGAAAAGTCCACTTTAATTTTCCTCTATTTGTATACATTAGTATTTGTGTTTATCGGCTTGCCCGGTGTTAAGCGGTAATCGCTCGCCCTGTGGAGTCTTTTCTGGTCGGACTTCTTATCTGACATTTGCAGTCGTGTCCTCGCAGCTGAAAGTTTTTCTATTTTAGTCAGCAGTCCATTGAAGGCTCCTCGTAGTATTTGAGGTTTGTGTTTATCAGTCCAATGCCAGCAGCAGGGGATTTCCCAGTGCTTCCCAGCTGTGGACGGCTCTCCGCAGCACAAACACAGATGCCACGCACAGAGGAATCACCTGTCACTGGAGCTGCGTCTGCATATCGCCGGGAGCTGGAGCCAAGTGGGAGGTTGGCACAGCGTACACGCTGCTTCAGATCTGTCTTTTTAGGGCTCTATGGTACCAGCCAGCTTGATCTTTCTTATattcccttaaagtggaactccagcttTACCTTCAACACAGTTGTGCAGACTTCTTTCCTTACTGAAATTGGTTTCACTGCACACCGTGAGCTTCTTACAatatgcattagaagctgcaacaagtcagatagagcctcataggcgtgcgcacagggtgtgccagttgtgcccaggcacaccctaatcacactgtgcagcacagattccccctactgccctgtctCCTCCCATCCTTCCCTTTGCAGTGCTCAAGgcttccctactctcctctccctccgggatgttttaggatgaatggggaaggggccggtaaatatgtaacttaccgACCCCTTCCCTTTCATCGTAGTGTGCGTTTGAGCTTTGGGGAGcaaaccctaatgcaataggctgcgcacagccTGCCTCATTATCGGGCTAGGGAACATCCGATATCCACTTGTCCTTTCCTCCCCaacctgactgtccctggcccacccctttcattaattaaaggagttgtaaaggaaaatgttttttcaccttaatgcaatctaagcattaaggtgaaaaaacatctgatactgccgcccccccccccccgagccccccttatacttacctgacccctcgaaagtcccgcgcgcagtCCCaggatcctcttcgccgctgattggctagagcgaatggattgagagcagcgcagccattggctggcgctgctgtcaatcacatccagtgacgcgtcgaggggcggggccgagtgatacagtgagcggctatggctgctcgctgtatcacgggagcgcgcccgcaattgctgaccaccatgcgagctcttgcattactgtggtgagtaattgcggggaggaccagagacagccgccgagggaccccagaagacatggatcgggggccactatgtgcaaaacgaactgcgcagtggaggtaagtataacacgtttgttattttagaaaaaaaaaatgtttcctttagtaaccctttaaatgtcagttcttTCAGCCATGGAGACTCAGTATCATTGTGGGCATTACCTAGGGTGGTTTGCATACAAATGGAGTCTTCCTAGGAGCAcccaggggttctaatccttccatactaaaataaataaataaaaaataaataaaaaaataaaaacatttcggCTTTACATACTCATAATGCAGTTTTTATAACTGAATGCATTTGGTTAAATCTTCCTGGAATatagctttaaagtggatgtaaaccctccatacacccagtgaagtgaacagcctcagatgatacacacagatgaaccaaatctccctacataggctttatatgtatatctgctgtcttcaaatTTATATACCGTTTATaaagttcagattttgttaggagattttctcttcctggttaacacagagtgtgatgtctgggcatacagccaagatagctaacattgctgattggaagaaaggcacacacacccctctcctcataggcagagattctgagagctgttttgtaataggagctgctctctgctactctatttttaGTAACCtccttttgtctaaaaagtctaaaaatatgtcaggagttctcaggctgataacagaggaaccgttcagaagagagctataagacttagctcattgaaaagagataacaaaatactgcagatatatgtgcccagctcagatttcatgaatcgggtttacatccactttaatgaaccTGTTTTCCAGACTGTCTGTGATGCCAGCTCCCTGGATGCTGTAGCGCCTCTCTGTGGCATTCCTATTTCTGACCAATGCCTCTACACTTGGTGCCATAGATACATGTTGTGCTTTTGCCTTTAAATGAACTTTTTATTGTACATATTCAGGAAATGTATTTGTACACACAAAtgatatttaacttttttttttcttccatcatGTTTATTTTGCTGCAGAGGGGGAAGTACAAAAGTTCGAGTTTCCTTTCTCACCCCTACAAAACAGGAAGTAGACCAATGCCTGAAGTGGCACCGAAGGAGGTTTTCatggcactgtgctgtataacggTGGGATATTTAGGAAGGATAGCTAATCGGCGCGAGCAGCCCCTACAAGTCTAATTAAAGTAAGAtgaccagatttttcaaatgaaatccggggacatttttttttttttttactagtaatggtggcaatcagcgactcataGCTGGACTGCAATTTTGCGGCCGACAATTCGGACACTtagtgacactttgtgggaaccagtgacagtaatacagtgatcagtgctaaaaatatgcactgtcacatcTGATAACATCtgataacatctagggcaatcaaaaaGTTTAATGTGTGCCCAACAAGTGTTTTATTACTGTGGGCaaagctgtatcctggcctaggccaacaaggcccaggcctagggcagcactttgcaggggggcagcacggaaagagtccccgccggcttgcgctacactgttagtgtagcgccagtcttatggggcggactgggctgagagagcAACATTCTGtaactataggggggggggggttggggggcactgcttctaattttaagtgtcctatcatcctggaccacaaaccttcctccctgtgctatatgttttctgctgcacccttggcatggttatatcctctccataaaattatcagaaatttgtgcttaaagtagaactataggctacacttttttttcattttggagagtaagggagggttatagcccctgtcagtttattttttaccatccctgtcccattgcagagatttacccctcatttcctgccccatagccaaacaggaagtgagaggaaatctatgcaaattaagggaatccaatgccccccccaaggccctcataactaatgtccccacttaaaaatttcagggcgggtcttaaacagaaaggcggGTAGCCTTGACAgtaaggggtgtgtcatatttaaattagggggtgcacaagtttagtcaggcctatggcagcacaaaacctaaatacaccactgattgTGGGGAGGTgattttactaagggaaggcatagatccctgtacctgctttgcaggaacacaggatcaatgtcttccatactgacagaacggcgatctgccttgtttaaataggatgcattaaggtgaaaaaaacatttacctttacaacccctttaagaaacaacAGGAGAGGTGGAGAAAGTATCCACAGAATGGAAGTAGACgggcagggagatccttgcactatGGGTCCTTGGGTACAGCTTTCTGTACAGCACAGAGAATATATTCAACCTTTTTTTAGGTCTTCAACTTTTATGAAAATACCACATTGTAATCCTGCTATGAAGGCCCTTGTTCAGGAACTCCCTGTTATAGAGTAACAACAGTGTGTGCCCATCTCCCAGTTGTGCCACCTGTGTTGTCATTCTGTCACATGATGAGTGCCTTGTAAAGATTTATTAATGGCCATTTCAACACACAATACGCAGGCATGGTCCATTCTTGTCCTCATCAGAAAACCCACCCTGAGAAATGGCAGGCAGCCATCACTAGAGTGTATGTAGAGAAGAAGTTGACACAAAGAGGTTGCATGGGACACACACCACATTGATCCAACAAAGGATAAGAAAGTTGGAAAAAGGCAAGTTTATGAGTTAGGGTTTATATCTATTTTAATTCTCCAGAACACACATAGGATAATCGTGGATAGACTGCACATACACATGTTTCAGGGTAGGTTACTACATGGAGCAGAAAGCTCACATTCGTAGCATGCTTCTGCAAGTCTGTTCTCGTCCATCTGACATTACTTGTTGTTTACAGCACAGGTATTAAACTCTGGGCAGGTCCATGCAAATGACAGGTCTCCCATCCGTGTGGATTACATCACACGAGCTCTTCTTGTCCTTGTCACTGCCAAATTGTAATGACCTCTCTCTTAGTCAAAGTAGCTAGAACTCAGAGTGAGTATTCAGTCATTTAcatgtgttttctctctctccccctccctctcttttcaTTTTACAGATAATTTGTTTATGGAGGTCTGGGCAGGAGCCCAGCTTACTTCTCGTCTGCATACCTTCAAAAGCGATGTCGCTGTCCTGGAAGACAATAAGTCATTGGGATCACAGATCGTGAGCTCCTGGTGCTCAGTGTCTCGGTCACCCCTAGCGCCTCTTATCACAGGACTATGGCTGTGTATTGCTATGCCTTGAACAGCTTGGTGATAATGAATAACAGCAATGTGAAGACGGTCAGTGTGACAAAGACGAGCCCAAGTTGCCAGAGACCTGTGCTGCCTGTGCCGGACAGACGGAGCACTTATTGCCCACTGTTGGTCAGTCCGTCACTGCCACTCTACAGCCCAGGACCACCTACTCCTGGGAACTCTCCTAGAAACAATGGGTCatcttcttcttttatttttcctgAACCAGGAGAACGGACTACGTCAAGAAGCCGCAGCCCAAGTTGGAATGGCAGAGATGGACAGTCACCAAGGTTGCCAAGAGTTGGGAGGTGCCCTTCACCGCTTCGACTTCAGGGTAGTTATGTTGGAGAAGCAGTTTCTGTGATAGATTCACGTTTGGGGACATGGTTGGGGTCTGGACAGGGTAATGGCTCGGGGACTGCAAACACTGAATCCGAGGACAAAAGGCGCATAGCACGGATACAACGTGAGCTTCAGAATGTTCAAGTCAATCAGGTGGTTGGACTTTTTGAAGCTCATATTCAAGCACAAAATAGTCCAAATTCCCCAACACTTAGAAGCCCTCGACTGGGCAGTAGGTCACCTTCCCCTCTACGACACACAAGGCAAGAAGAGTCTGTGTTTACATTTGGTCAGGACAGGGGAAGAAAACCCTCTTGGTGCAAAAAAGAGGAGCCACCATCATCTACAAGTCAGTCAGTGGTTTCAACAGCTCCAACGGTGGTTCCAACAACCTCTTCCATTATGACCACTGTCGAAAAGGACATTTATAGAACTAAcaatgtaacaaatacaaatacatTCAACACTTGCTCTTCAGTAGTTGCCCCCACTCAGCTATTCAACACTTCCTTTCTATCAGAGGACACCTGCAAGTCAAGCTTTCATGGTTTGACCTCTCCCATTCCTGCGGTCATAGTCACTGACCATGGGGAGGATGATTTTAATGTGGACCTTAATAGCCCTAGCATCGACCCGACAACTCTTCCCCGAAAACTATCCTCTTCGTCCGCTTCTTCTACTGGATTTTCTTCCTCTTGGGATGAATCTGAGGATGATGTCTCCAGTGATCCTGAAAGATCCCCAGAACAAAGCACTCCTTTCCTTCAGACGATTGAGCAGAAGCCAAGAGTGGTAAGTGCACTGAGATCTATTGTGTTATTTATTTGGCTTTATATCTTACTTACTCCACCACGTTGTGGAAAAGTGACTTCATATATTCAAATCTGTTCCGTATTATCACTTCCCACTAATGACTGCTGTGCTATTGTAATCGCAGAACATTAAGATTATCTGATGTCCTGCTGTTGTGGACTGGAACATTGCACCGCATCATATAGTTACATAAGTAGAcaggtagaaaaaaaatgtctttcttaTTAAACTTGTTAGAAGCCCCAATAATTTTGcttcaaaaaataaaagcagggttAAGCCTAAGTTCACATTGGAGCGTGccaatttgtcatgcgatttgagagatcaaaccGTATGACAATTCGCAGCCTATTggcagcaatggcactgttccaatcgttgcgacaccgattttgtggcgccgcaccgatttgtaaaagtagttcctgctgatttcaggtgcgacttcaatagttacatagttaagtcaggttgaaaaaagacatccaGTTTAAccgtaaaaacaaacaaaaattaaataaaaaatatcgtacaatcccatatacccaattctatacacacagttgatccagaggaaggcaaaacaacccagcagagcataatccaatttgctacagca
The sequence above is drawn from the Rana temporaria chromosome 4, aRanTem1.1, whole genome shotgun sequence genome and encodes:
- the ITPKB gene encoding inositol-trisphosphate 3-kinase B; this translates as MAVYCYALNSLVIMNNSNVKTVSVTKTSPSCQRPVLPVPDRRSTYCPLLVSPSLPLYSPGPPTPGNSPRNNGSSSSFIFPEPGERTTSRSRSPSWNGRDGQSPRLPRVGRCPSPLRLQGSYVGEAVSVIDSRLGTWLGSGQGNGSGTANTESEDKRRIARIQRELQNVQVNQVVGLFEAHIQAQNSPNSPTLRSPRLGSRSPSPLRHTRQEESVFTFGQDRGRKPSWCKKEEPPSSTSQSVVSTAPTVVPTTSSIMTTVEKDIYRTNNVTNTNTFNTCSSVVAPTQLFNTSFLSEDTCKSSFHGLTSPIPAVIVTDHGEDDFNVDLNSPSIDPTTLPRKLSSSSASSTGFSSSWDESEDDVSSDPERSPEQSTPFLQTIEQKPRVSKSWRKIKNMVHWSPFVMSFKKKYPWIQLAGHAGSFKAAANGKILKKHCDCEQRCLSQLMNDVLKPYVPMYHGDVLKDGERYNQMEDLLSEFESPCVMDCKMGVRTYLEEELTKARKKPSLRKDMYGKMIEVDPSAPTEEENLQRAVTKPRYMTWRETISSTATLGFRIEGIKKEDGTVNRDFKKTRSPEQIKEAFRDFTKGNATILTLYLNRLEDIRNTLELSPFFKSHEVIGSSLLFVHDKKEQAKVWMIDFGKTTPLSEGQVLDHRIAWVEGNREDGYLYGLDNLINILRDMPCEEDNH